A genomic region of Nitrosomonas ureae contains the following coding sequences:
- a CDS encoding FAD-dependent oxidoreductase, whose product MKYRWWILALLGVVIMLFFGFGLERFFTLEMLKERHEELQQAYQAEPFLVISIFSAIYIVLAALSFPGATIMTLAGGAMFGIWIGVPVVLVSATMGATLAFWMARYVLRDTVRHRFAEHLETINKGLERDGVFYLLSLRLAPIFPFFLINLLMGLTTLPSITYFWVSLVGMFAGTVVYVNAGTQLAAITQMSDVMSPALIISFAVLALFPWLARWTVERVKTRRLYARWPKPAHFDRNLIVIGAGAAGLVSAYIAAAARAKVTLIESHKMGGDCLNYGCVPSKALIRTATFLQQTKNARSLGIQQVDVNYDFVDVMARVQRVVRTVEPHDSIDRYTHLGVEVLQGKATIVSPWSVEINEKTLTTRAIVIATGARPIVPQIPGLEAVRYYTSDTIWSLTQRPQRLIVLGGGPIGCELAQAFARLDCRVTQIVRSDLLPREDTDAVSLIKTALHADGVTILTHTETLRCEKESDAQYLIVRSSNGEEMELPFDALLCAVGRTARTEGFGLEELGVPVSSQHTIETNAWLQTLYPNIYACGDVAGPYQFTHTAAHQAWYASVNALFGAIKRFKADYSVIPWTTFTDPEVARVGLSEHEARQRGIAYEVTCFNLQDLDRAIADEAAHGFVKVLSVPDRDRILGVCIVGVHASDLLAEFVLAMKHGLGLNKILGTIHTYPTWSEANKYAAGEWKRAHVPRWLMKWVEKYHAKRRGKVDSQLDKRKK is encoded by the coding sequence ATGAAATATCGCTGGTGGATACTGGCTCTGCTGGGTGTGGTGATAATGTTATTTTTCGGCTTTGGTTTGGAGCGTTTTTTTACCTTGGAAATGCTCAAGGAGCGGCATGAAGAATTACAACAGGCCTATCAAGCAGAACCGTTTCTGGTGATCAGCATTTTCTCGGCAATCTATATTGTGTTGGCCGCATTGTCATTTCCCGGCGCAACAATAATGACATTGGCTGGAGGCGCCATGTTCGGAATATGGATTGGCGTACCGGTAGTATTGGTCTCGGCTACGATGGGTGCCACGCTGGCGTTCTGGATGGCACGTTATGTGTTGCGTGATACCGTGCGGCACCGTTTCGCCGAACATCTGGAAACAATCAACAAAGGCCTGGAGCGGGATGGCGTATTTTATTTGTTGTCGTTGCGCTTGGCTCCGATTTTTCCATTTTTTTTAATCAATTTATTGATGGGATTAACTACGCTGCCCAGCATCACTTATTTCTGGGTCAGCTTGGTGGGAATGTTTGCTGGAACAGTTGTGTATGTTAACGCGGGCACGCAGCTGGCGGCAATCACGCAGATGTCGGATGTGATGTCGCCCGCACTGATTATTTCATTTGCTGTACTTGCGTTGTTCCCCTGGCTGGCCCGTTGGACCGTCGAGCGGGTTAAAACCCGGCGGCTGTATGCACGCTGGCCCAAGCCCGCACATTTTGACAGAAATTTAATTGTGATCGGCGCTGGAGCTGCCGGATTGGTGAGCGCGTATATAGCGGCAGCCGCACGCGCCAAAGTAACGTTGATCGAAAGCCACAAAATGGGGGGCGATTGCTTGAATTATGGGTGCGTTCCATCGAAGGCTTTGATTCGTACCGCGACCTTTTTGCAACAAACGAAGAATGCCAGGTCATTGGGAATTCAACAGGTCGATGTGAATTATGACTTTGTCGATGTGATGGCGCGTGTTCAGCGTGTGGTCAGAACCGTTGAACCGCATGATTCGATTGACCGCTACACGCACCTGGGCGTTGAGGTATTGCAAGGCAAAGCAACCATCGTTTCACCGTGGTCGGTGGAGATCAATGAGAAAACACTGACCACGCGTGCCATCGTCATTGCGACCGGTGCACGCCCGATTGTGCCGCAAATTCCCGGCTTGGAAGCGGTACGCTATTACACTTCCGATACTATCTGGTCACTGACGCAGCGGCCGCAACGTTTGATCGTATTGGGTGGCGGCCCGATTGGCTGCGAACTGGCGCAAGCCTTTGCGCGTTTGGATTGCCGTGTAACGCAGATTGTCCGCAGCGATTTGTTACCGCGTGAAGATACCGATGCGGTGTCGTTGATAAAAACTGCGCTGCATGCCGATGGCGTGACGATACTGACGCACACAGAAACATTGCGCTGCGAGAAAGAAAGTGATGCCCAGTATTTAATAGTGCGTAGTTCAAATGGCGAGGAAATGGAATTGCCGTTTGATGCGCTGCTATGTGCCGTTGGGCGAACAGCACGCACCGAAGGTTTCGGACTGGAAGAGCTGGGTGTCCCGGTATCGTCTCAGCACACCATTGAAACCAATGCCTGGCTGCAAACCCTCTACCCGAATATTTATGCGTGCGGTGATGTTGCCGGGCCGTATCAATTCACCCACACGGCTGCTCATCAAGCATGGTATGCATCGGTCAATGCATTGTTTGGCGCTATCAAGCGGTTCAAGGCCGATTATTCGGTGATTCCATGGACAACTTTTACCGATCCTGAAGTCGCGCGCGTTGGATTATCGGAGCATGAAGCGAGACAGCGCGGTATCGCTTACGAAGTGACGTGTTTTAATCTGCAGGACCTGGATCGCGCAATCGCCGATGAAGCCGCGCATGGCTTTGTCAAAGTGCTGAGCGTGCCGGACAGGGATCGTATTCTTGGCGTATGTATCGTTGGCGTTCACGCCAGCGATTTGCTGGCGGAATTTGTGTTGGCGATGAAGCACGGATTGGGTTTAAACAAAATTCTGGGCACGATTCATACCTATCCCACTTGGTCGGAAGCCAACAAATATGCAGCAGGGGAATGGAAGCGCGCGCATGTGCCGCGATGGCTGATGAAATGGGTGGAGAAGTATCATGCGAAGAGAAGAGGAAAAGTCGACTCGCAGCTTGATAAAAGGAAAAAGTGA
- a CDS encoding MBL fold metallo-hydrolase RNA specificity domain-containing protein: MQLTFLGAAGEVTGSSYLIETGTVKFLVDCGMFQGGREADKKNRTAFKFDPKTVDFVLLTHAHIDHSGLLPRLSAWGFRGPVYCTAATADLLHVMLKDSAYIQEKEIEWRNKSRRRSQFPQDLAPLYTVTQAEALLKQLHRIDYDIEISPHSTIRCCFRDAGHILGSSIIEVWIKQPTGHKKIVFSGDLGQPGHPVVRDPAFIRQTDVLLIESTYGNRLHRNMTDTLDELVHAINDTLIQKGGNVIIPAFTVGRTQDILFLLVDLYRQGRLEDMEIYVDSPMARAATEITLQHLALLDQESANALQWISDSARKPRIHFVQDIEESMQLNDIKRGIIIISASGMCDAGRIKHHLKYNLGRPECSILITGFQAARTLGRRLVDGARQVNIFGQEVRVRATIHTIGGLSAHADQADLLAWLGHFQKMPEKIYVVHGELSNSTALVNAIQQKLNWTASIPEYLSEVAL, translated from the coding sequence ATGCAACTGACTTTCTTAGGAGCAGCAGGAGAAGTCACTGGCTCCAGTTACCTCATTGAAACAGGAACAGTAAAATTTTTGGTCGATTGCGGTATGTTTCAGGGTGGAAGGGAAGCGGACAAAAAGAACCGCACCGCTTTTAAATTTGACCCTAAAACAGTCGACTTCGTATTATTGACTCACGCTCATATCGATCATTCCGGATTATTGCCGCGGTTGAGCGCTTGGGGCTTCCGAGGACCGGTATACTGCACTGCGGCGACCGCCGATTTACTCCATGTCATGCTCAAGGATAGCGCCTATATTCAGGAGAAAGAAATCGAATGGCGCAATAAATCACGTCGCCGTAGTCAATTTCCACAAGATCTCGCCCCGCTTTATACAGTGACACAAGCGGAAGCCCTGCTGAAGCAATTACATCGTATTGATTACGATATCGAAATTTCTCCTCATTCCACAATACGATGTTGTTTTCGCGATGCCGGACATATTCTTGGCTCTTCCATCATCGAGGTTTGGATAAAACAACCCACAGGACATAAGAAAATTGTATTTTCCGGTGATCTCGGGCAACCCGGACATCCGGTCGTGCGGGACCCTGCGTTTATCCGCCAAACCGATGTTCTGTTGATTGAATCCACCTACGGCAATCGGTTGCACCGCAATATGACCGATACATTGGATGAACTGGTGCATGCAATTAACGATACCCTCATTCAAAAAGGCGGCAACGTCATCATTCCGGCATTCACCGTGGGACGTACTCAGGACATTCTGTTTCTTCTGGTAGATCTCTATCGGCAAGGCAGACTTGAGGACATGGAAATTTATGTGGATTCACCGATGGCTCGGGCAGCTACTGAAATCACGCTGCAGCATCTTGCCCTGCTCGATCAGGAATCCGCCAATGCATTGCAATGGATAAGCGATAGCGCACGAAAGCCCCGGATACATTTTGTGCAAGACATTGAGGAATCCATGCAACTCAATGATATAAAACGCGGCATTATCATCATTTCAGCCAGCGGCATGTGCGACGCCGGACGTATCAAACACCACCTCAAATACAATTTGGGCCGACCTGAATGCAGCATTCTGATTACCGGCTTTCAAGCCGCGCGAACCTTGGGCAGGCGTCTTGTGGATGGCGCCAGGCAAGTTAATATTTTTGGTCAGGAAGTTCGTGTCAGGGCAACTATTCATACCATAGGTGGCCTCTCCGCGCATGCCGATCAGGCTGACTTACTCGCTTGGCTTGGACACTTCCAGAAAATGCCTGAAAAGATTTACGTTGTGCATGGCGAGCTCAGCAATTCCACTGCCCTGGTCAATGCGATTCAGCAAAAACTGAATTGGACAGCCAGTATTCCGGAGTATTTGTCGGAGGTTGCACTCTAA
- the bioA gene encoding adenosylmethionine--8-amino-7-oxononanoate transaminase — translation MTKNNLDTPIPPLHLQQRSLETVWHPCTQMKQHEAYPLIPIVSGKGVWLHSADGNCYLDAISSWWVNLFGHSNAYINAAIRDQLEKIEHVMLAGFTHEPVVALSERLKNMTPGTLGHCFYASDGASAIEIALKMSFHYWLLCGQPQKNRFISLQNDYHGETLGALSVTDVAIFKQTYAPLLNPCVHVPTPDWRYAEPGESAQDYAIRAAAALERHVAENHKQIAALILEPLVQGAAGMGMYHPVYLQRAREICNQYQIHMIADEIAVGFGRTGTLFACNQADIAPDFLCLSKGLSGGYLPLSVVMTTDTIYQAFYDDKTAHAFLHSHSHSGNALACRAALATLDIFEQHQIIDANKIKAAYLNKIAAPLAAHPKVIDFRNCGMIWAFEVETEDADFAATCFQAGLKQQLLLRPLGKTIYFMPPYIINESEMDLLVNGTLQILNTL, via the coding sequence ATGACAAAAAACAATCTCGATACGCCTATACCTCCATTACATCTGCAACAGCGAAGTCTTGAAACTGTATGGCATCCGTGCACGCAAATGAAACAACACGAAGCCTATCCGCTTATTCCAATAGTCAGCGGAAAAGGCGTATGGCTTCATAGCGCGGATGGCAATTGCTATCTGGATGCAATCAGTTCCTGGTGGGTCAATCTCTTTGGCCATAGCAATGCTTATATCAATGCCGCGATTCGTGACCAGCTCGAGAAAATAGAACATGTCATGCTGGCAGGTTTTACCCATGAGCCGGTGGTAGCGCTATCGGAACGGCTGAAAAACATGACACCGGGGACACTCGGACATTGTTTCTACGCCAGCGATGGCGCTTCAGCAATTGAAATCGCATTGAAAATGAGCTTTCATTACTGGCTTTTGTGCGGGCAGCCGCAGAAAAATCGTTTTATCAGTTTGCAAAACGATTATCATGGTGAAACCTTGGGCGCACTATCAGTCACCGATGTCGCCATTTTCAAGCAAACCTACGCGCCATTATTAAATCCGTGCGTACATGTTCCCACCCCCGATTGGCGCTATGCTGAACCAGGCGAATCAGCGCAAGATTACGCTATTCGCGCTGCTGCCGCCCTCGAGCGGCATGTCGCGGAAAACCACAAACAGATCGCCGCGCTCATTCTTGAACCTCTGGTTCAAGGCGCAGCCGGCATGGGCATGTATCATCCGGTTTATTTGCAGCGCGCGCGGGAAATATGCAATCAGTATCAGATACATATGATTGCTGATGAAATTGCGGTCGGTTTTGGTCGAACGGGTACCCTGTTCGCTTGCAACCAGGCTGATATCGCTCCGGACTTCCTATGCTTATCGAAGGGTCTGAGCGGTGGTTATCTGCCGCTCTCGGTCGTCATGACCACCGATACGATTTATCAAGCTTTCTATGATGACAAAACAGCTCATGCATTTCTACATTCGCACTCGCATAGTGGCAATGCATTAGCCTGCCGCGCAGCTCTAGCCACACTGGATATTTTTGAACAGCATCAAATCATTGATGCCAACAAAATCAAGGCAGCCTATCTCAACAAAATTGCCGCCCCGCTTGCAGCTCATCCCAAAGTCATCGATTTCCGCAATTGCGGCATGATCTGGGCTTTTGAAGTTGAAACAGAAGATGCGGATTTTGCTGCAACATGTTTTCAAGCCGGGTTGAAGCAACAATTATTATTGCGCCCATTGGGAAAAACCATTTATTTCATGCCACCTTATATTATCAATGAATCGGAGATGGACTTGCTGGTCAATGGCACGCTGCAAATATTGAATACACTTTAA
- a CDS encoding DUF3422 family protein, whose product MSPEINASPSNLLPDDDAQRIVLHNEVHARPSQRIQLPALVIYVVVINAGITREQECDHLRRLPGQQTLMPEQLQNNFLQLYLQDYVLRWERHTEFTRYALLQHMPETVQLGAVDPELLAYIVLPQGWLAGIPGKTFAAIKLAMMEGELSQADKTLEQARNWFGGNRVVASLMGREGYSLAVTDFRLRPSGFERMLVIMSADASETRAGRVAQRLLEIETYRLMALKGLPFAKRLIPELTSAEQQLSDITAQLENKASSDQELLDTLIFLAARIERATVEHGYRFAATQAYNKLVIQRINELREKAIPGTPTIGEFMQRRLSPAIATVDATAQRMSYLSARVSRTSALLRTRVDIQTETQNQQLLEKLTRGQELQLRLQSTVEGLSIAAISYYVISLLLYLAKAGKAAGLLIQPELLTGLMIPVVVWLVWRATRRIHDKFFKLPQ is encoded by the coding sequence ATGAGCCCAGAAATTAATGCCTCTCCATCCAATTTATTGCCTGATGACGATGCGCAACGCATAGTGCTCCACAATGAGGTGCATGCCCGTCCCAGCCAGCGCATCCAGCTACCCGCATTGGTGATCTATGTGGTTGTAATCAATGCGGGTATTACGCGCGAACAGGAATGTGACCATTTGCGCCGTCTTCCCGGGCAACAAACCCTAATGCCGGAGCAATTGCAAAATAATTTTTTACAATTGTACCTGCAAGATTATGTTTTGAGATGGGAGCGTCATACGGAGTTTACACGCTATGCGTTATTACAACACATGCCTGAAACTGTCCAATTGGGTGCGGTAGATCCTGAACTACTGGCTTATATTGTGTTACCGCAAGGATGGCTGGCCGGAATTCCTGGAAAAACCTTTGCGGCTATCAAGCTGGCGATGATGGAGGGTGAACTAAGTCAAGCAGACAAAACACTTGAGCAAGCGCGCAACTGGTTTGGCGGTAATCGCGTGGTAGCGTCGCTAATGGGCAGAGAAGGATACTCGCTTGCAGTGACGGATTTCAGGCTGCGTCCAAGCGGTTTTGAGCGCATGTTGGTGATTATGTCGGCTGATGCATCCGAGACACGCGCTGGGCGTGTTGCGCAGCGCTTGCTTGAAATTGAGACTTACCGGTTAATGGCATTAAAAGGCTTACCGTTCGCTAAGCGACTTATTCCAGAGTTAACCAGTGCAGAACAGCAATTATCGGACATTACCGCGCAACTCGAGAATAAGGCCAGCTCTGATCAGGAGCTTCTCGATACACTGATCTTTCTGGCTGCACGCATTGAGCGTGCCACGGTTGAACATGGTTATCGTTTTGCGGCGACACAAGCGTATAACAAACTGGTGATACAACGTATAAACGAACTTAGGGAAAAAGCCATACCAGGTACACCAACCATTGGAGAATTTATGCAACGGCGGCTTTCTCCCGCGATAGCGACAGTGGATGCGACGGCACAGCGCATGAGCTATCTTTCCGCGCGCGTATCACGAACCAGTGCTTTGCTGCGCACACGCGTTGATATCCAGACGGAAACGCAGAATCAACAGTTATTGGAGAAACTTACCCGTGGCCAGGAATTACAATTGCGCTTACAGAGCACAGTGGAAGGCTTATCGATCGCAGCAATTTCGTATTATGTCATCAGTCTGTTATTGTATTTGGCGAAAGCAGGCAAAGCGGCCGGCTTACTGATACAGCCTGAGCTGCTGACGGGATTGATGATTCCTGTTGTCGTGTGGTTGGTCTGGCGAGCTACGCGCCGTATTCATGACAAATTTTTTAAACTACCTCAATAG
- a CDS encoding transposase, translated as MSFSEYDVTRRTRKGNFLKQIDQLIDWNSIEKAITVHYAPVLDAAGRPAYPGLLLFKMLLVRIWNGGLSDESVEDMANSNLHVMRFLGLSLEDDVPDHSVLSRFRIRLTGAGAWDGLLTRINEQIQMYDIMVMKGNHIDASITQSPRKLKARPAYEVVSDREERDDEADARTACKSLKRPSYGSR; from the coding sequence ATGAGTTTTTCGGAATATGATGTAACCCGCCGCACGCGGAAAGGGAATTTCCTGAAGCAGATTGATCAATTGATAGACTGGAATTCGATAGAGAAAGCGATCACAGTCCATTACGCACCGGTATTGGATGCAGCGGGCCGTCCGGCGTATCCGGGTTTGCTGCTGTTCAAGATGCTGCTGGTAAGAATCTGGAACGGCGGTTTAAGCGATGAGTCGGTGGAAGACATGGCGAACTCGAATCTGCACGTGATGCGCTTTCTGGGACTGTCACTGGAAGACGATGTGCCGGATCATTCCGTGCTGTCGCGCTTTCGAATCCGGCTGACGGGAGCGGGCGCTTGGGATGGATTGTTAACACGGATAAATGAGCAAATACAAATGTACGACATTATGGTCATGAAAGGCAATCATATTGATGCGAGCATTACGCAGAGTCCGCGTAAACTTAAAGCCAGGCCTGCTTATGAAGTGGTGAGTGATCGGGAAGAACGGGATGATGAAGCGGATGCCCGGACAGCGTGCAAGTCGTTGAAGCGACCCAGCTACGGTAGTCGATGA
- a CDS encoding transposase, which produces MLVVETTVANCHDSKPLLDLLDKANIQPGVRVHADRAYSSQKHRVALKSRGIKNGIQDKAAKHNPLTRRQLWRNHLIAKARYGVERTFGSQASWFNAKILRYRGLAKAHAWHLLLAMAYNLKRLPKHFADRRLITQT; this is translated from the coding sequence GTGCTGGTGGTTGAAACTACCGTGGCCAATTGCCATGACAGCAAGCCACTGCTGGATTTGCTCGACAAAGCCAATATCCAGCCGGGAGTCCGTGTTCACGCCGACAGGGCGTATAGCAGCCAGAAACATCGCGTTGCGCTGAAATCACGCGGCATTAAAAACGGCATTCAGGATAAAGCCGCGAAGCACAACCCGTTGACGCGCCGGCAGTTATGGCGCAATCACCTGATCGCGAAAGCGCGGTATGGGGTAGAGCGCACCTTCGGCAGCCAGGCAAGCTGGTTCAATGCCAAAATCCTGCGTTACCGTGGTCTGGCCAAAGCGCATGCCTGGCATCTGCTCCTGGCGATGGCGTATAACTTGAAAAGGCTGCCCAAACACTTCGCCGATCGCCGATTAATCACGCAAACATAG
- a CDS encoding endonuclease/exonuclease/phosphatase family protein, translating into MLTTFLITTTILAILTILPFSRHEAWWIRGLDFPRLQLFLALLFTLVLELSLLDLSLWQTWGLVVVALVCLGYQAWWIVPYTRIFPLEVNAANNSDNQGRIKIITANVLMTNQNAQGLIALIHECQPDILVTLESDIWWQTQLDILEIDYPYTIKCPLDNLYGMHVYSRFPMMNTQIEYLVEPDKPSMHALVLLPSGHKVRIHFLHPAPPSPTENSESSERDAELVIIAKSVADTDVPVIVTGDLNDVAWSATTRLFRKISGLLDPRVGRGMFNTFHANYWFLRWPLDHLFHSKHFSLQNLKRLRSFGSDHYALFTELVLTADRNNEDNGLDADADDLAWAKSKTENQNVKKSDVPQPEKHSVI; encoded by the coding sequence ATGTTAACTACGTTCCTGATTACAACTACAATATTAGCCATTCTGACAATTTTGCCCTTCAGCCGCCATGAGGCATGGTGGATACGGGGGCTCGACTTTCCACGGTTGCAGCTTTTTCTGGCACTACTGTTCACACTTGTCTTGGAATTGTCACTGCTCGATTTATCATTGTGGCAAACATGGGGGCTCGTTGTGGTTGCATTGGTTTGCCTGGGCTATCAAGCATGGTGGATTGTCCCTTATACACGGATATTTCCGTTAGAAGTAAATGCCGCAAACAATTCCGATAACCAAGGTCGAATTAAAATTATCACCGCCAATGTTTTGATGACCAATCAGAACGCACAAGGATTGATTGCACTGATTCACGAGTGTCAACCGGATATACTGGTAACTCTGGAATCCGATATCTGGTGGCAAACGCAACTGGATATCCTGGAAATCGATTATCCCTATACGATCAAGTGCCCGCTGGATAATCTCTATGGCATGCATGTTTATTCCAGATTTCCAATGATGAACACTCAAATCGAGTATCTGGTAGAACCGGATAAGCCGTCAATGCATGCGCTTGTACTTCTGCCATCGGGACACAAAGTTCGCATACATTTTTTGCACCCCGCACCTCCCAGCCCAACGGAAAATAGTGAATCTTCCGAACGTGACGCAGAGCTTGTGATCATTGCTAAAAGTGTCGCCGATACCGACGTGCCGGTTATCGTAACCGGGGATCTGAATGACGTGGCCTGGTCGGCAACCACGCGGTTATTCAGAAAAATAAGTGGATTACTTGATCCAAGAGTGGGGCGCGGTATGTTTAATACTTTTCATGCCAACTATTGGTTCTTACGCTGGCCGCTAGATCATCTGTTTCACAGCAAGCACTTCTCGCTTCAGAATTTGAAGCGACTCAGAAGCTTTGGTTCGGACCATTACGCACTCTTTACCGAGCTAGTACTTACCGCTGACCGCAATAATGAAGATAACGGCCTGGACGCCGATGCCGATGATTTGGCCTGGGCTAAGAGCAAAACAGAAAATCAGAATGTTAAAAAGAGTGATGTTCCCCAACCTGAAAAACATTCAGTGATCTAG
- a CDS encoding IS3 family transposase (programmed frameshift), which produces MTQNYKPAYPPEFRQQMVELVALGKCPKQLSKEFGCHYTSIQTWCRAAGVPIRSSQTIAFAATSSVVSLSANERQELLELRKKLKRVEMERDILGKGYGLVCKQHGLMGKVYQLIKANRAQFPARVLCETLGVSHSGYYDWAKRTPSRRAITNCRLIEQIMAIYRTSDGTYGRPRITVELADLGVRVNHKRVGRLMREAGIKGVSRRRGFVITTHRNKRDHPAPDLVQRHFKAASINQLWVADMTYIPTWAGFLYLAVVIDVFSRKVVGWSFGETMTASLVISALNMALITRKPGKVIHHSDRGSQYTSVDFGKRCKEMGVRPSMGSVGDAYDNAMAESFFASLECELIDRRSWKNKTEARLAIFTWIESWYNPTRRHSGLGYLSPNNFERKLNEKNQIAIDYNSLSQVETLSTP; this is translated from the exons ATGACACAAAACTACAAACCTGCTTACCCACCGGAGTTTCGTCAGCAGATGGTGGAATTGGTAGCATTAGGCAAATGCCCCAAGCAATTATCCAAGGAATTTGGTTGCCACTACACTTCGATACAAACCTGGTGTCGAGCAGCAGGTGTACCAATTAGATCAAGCCAGACAATTGCTTTCGCTGCAACATCGAGTGTTGTTTCCTTGAGTGCCAACGAACGGCAGGAGCTGCTGGAATTGCGTAAGAAGCTCAAGCGTGTGGAGATGGAGCGTGACATATTGG GCAAAGGCTACGGCCTGGTTTGCAAACAACACGGATTGATGGGGAAGGTGTACCAATTAATCAAGGCAAACCGGGCTCAATTTCCGGCTCGTGTTCTATGTGAAACACTTGGTGTATCGCACAGCGGTTACTATGACTGGGCAAAACGCACACCCAGCCGACGGGCCATTACCAACTGTCGATTGATCGAGCAGATCATGGCTATATACCGTACAAGCGATGGTACGTATGGCCGCCCCCGCATTACCGTTGAGTTAGCCGATCTTGGAGTCAGGGTCAATCATAAGCGCGTAGGCAGGTTGATGCGTGAAGCTGGAATTAAAGGAGTGAGTCGCAGGCGAGGCTTTGTGATCACGACTCATCGGAATAAGCGTGACCACCCTGCACCGGATTTAGTGCAACGTCATTTCAAGGCAGCTAGCATCAATCAACTATGGGTTGCGGACATGACTTACATTCCTACCTGGGCAGGGTTTTTGTACCTAGCCGTGGTCATCGATGTATTCAGCCGTAAGGTAGTGGGCTGGTCTTTCGGCGAAACCATGACAGCAAGTCTGGTGATCAGTGCGTTGAACATGGCGTTAATCACTCGTAAACCGGGCAAAGTGATTCACCACAGCGATAGAGGCAGTCAATACACCAGCGTTGATTTCGGCAAACGATGCAAGGAAATGGGCGTGCGTCCATCCATGGGCAGTGTAGGTGATGCCTATGATAACGCAATGGCTGAGAGTTTTTTTGCTTCCCTGGAATGTGAATTGATCGATAGGCGCTCCTGGAAAAATAAAACTGAAGCAAGGCTGGCCATATTCACCTGGATCGAGTCATGGTACAACCCCACTCGCAGGCATTCTGGACTGGGATACTTATCACCAAACAATTTTGAGAGAAAACTGAATGAGAAAAATCAAATCGCGATAGACTACAATTCGCTTTCACAGGTCGAGACTCTCTCGACTCCATGA
- the smbP gene encoding small metal-binding protein SmbP translates to MKLISTAIVAGTFAFFTGTQAWASDAGHTSEAMEHAGKAQAHGEMGHAKESLSHAKESLAHAKEAGKEHAEAHKHMDEAIKHLEEAIKHAEMGHGQESAKHAEEAMKHMRQSGH, encoded by the coding sequence ATGAAATTGATATCAACAGCAATCGTAGCCGGAACATTCGCATTTTTTACCGGTACCCAGGCTTGGGCATCGGATGCGGGTCATACCTCAGAAGCAATGGAGCATGCAGGAAAAGCTCAGGCTCATGGTGAAATGGGGCATGCCAAGGAATCGCTTTCGCATGCAAAAGAAAGTTTGGCGCATGCAAAAGAAGCGGGCAAGGAGCATGCTGAAGCACATAAACATATGGATGAAGCGATCAAGCATTTGGAAGAGGCAATCAAGCATGCTGAAATGGGTCATGGCCAGGAGTCTGCTAAACATGCCGAGGAAGCGATGAAACATATGCGTCAATCCGGTCATTGA